In a genomic window of Salvelinus fontinalis isolate EN_2023a chromosome 7, ASM2944872v1, whole genome shotgun sequence:
- the LOC129859647 gene encoding protein sprouty homolog 2-like, which produces METSTQNGSGGGGSAGLLHALRDSGRLHRPHHAQEGQPDPGVNPSQQAPVLSLDQIRITGSSNEYTEGPTVGPIVVPRPPGSLPTQQKNDLVVPLGLGTNEQLEPQDPRPNQRNLLPQLQQLPQPTHSTVPPRDALSLSSSTEGSRNSPRTSTGSTSSVQRLLGSPAVSERIIRTQPKRVELKQEELKPLASTVGGAVVATVRGAPAAREGLLGKHVYRCEDCGRCKCQECMCPRALPSCWMCGRRCVCSVQNAVDYGTCVCCVKGLFYHCSSDDEDTCADKPFSCSQSHCCVRWSAMGLLSLFLPCLLCYLPAKGCLAACQSCYDRVKRPGCRCKNTNVVHCKSVDCKPT; this is translated from the coding sequence ATGGAGACCAGTACTCAAAATGGCAGTGGTGGCGGAGGGTCGGCCGGCTTGCTGCATGCTCTGCGTGACAGCGGGAGGCTACACCGGCCTCACCATGCACAGGAAGGGCAGCCCGATCCTGGGGTAAACCCCAGCCAGCAGGCCCCTGTGCTCTCGCTGGACCAGATCAGGATCACCGGGAGCAGTAATGAGTACACAGAGGGACCAACGGTGGGACCCATTGTGGTCCCTAGGCCCCCTGGCTCCTTGCCCACCCAGCAGAAGAATGACCTGGTGGTGCCACTGGGCCTGGGGACCAATGAGCAACTGGAGCCCCAGGACCCCAGGCCCAACCAGAGGAACTTACTTCCCCAACTTCAACAACTTCCTCAGCCCACACACTCCACAGTCCCCCCTAGGGATGCCCTATCTCTTTCTTCTAGCACAGAGGGCTCCAGAAACAGCCCGAGGACCAGTACAGGCAGCACGTCTTCCGTGCAGAGGCTCCTGGGTAGCCCGGCGGTTAGCGAACGGATAATCAGGACCCAGCCCAAACGAGTGGAGCTTAAACAGGAGGAATTGAAGCCCCTTGCTAGTACGGTCGGCGGGGCGGTGGTGGCCACGGTGCGCGGTGCCCCTGCCGCTAGGGAGGGGCTGCTGGGTAAACACGTCTACCGCTGTGAGGACTGTGGCCGGTGCAAGTGCCAGGAGTGCATGTGCCCGCGCGCCCTGCCCTCCTGCTGGATGTGCGGCCGACGGTGCGTATGCTCGGTGCAGAACGCGGTGGACTACGGGACTTGCGTGTGCTGCGTCAAGGGCCTGTTCTATCACTGCTCCAGTGACGACGAGGATACTTGCGCCGACAAGCCCTTCTCCTGCAGCCAGTCACACTGCTGCGTGCGCTGGTCGGCCATGGGCCTTCTTTCCCTGTTCCTACCCTGTCTCCTGTGCTACCTCCCGGCTAAAGGGTGTCTTGCCGCGTGCCAGAGCTGCTACGATCGCGTCAAGCGACCGGGGTGCCGGTGTAAGAACACTAACGTTGTCCACTGTAAGAGTGTTGACTGTAAGCCAACGTAA